The Lonchura striata isolate bLonStr1 chromosome 8, bLonStr1.mat, whole genome shotgun sequence genomic interval ccgtcccgtccccgtccctctcctgtccctgtccctgtccccgtccctctcctgtccctgtcctgtccctgtcctgtctctgtccctgtcctgtctctgtccctgtcctgtctctgtccctgtcactgtcgctgtccctgtcactgtcgctgtccctgtccctgtcgctgtccctgtccctgtcccatctctgtccctgtcccatccctgctctcgtccctgtccctctcccgtCACTGTCCCGTCCCTGTCTCTGTCCTGTCGCGGTCCTTGTCACTGTctctgtccccgtccctgtcccgtccctgtcccgtccctgtCGCTGTCACTATCCCCGTCCCCGTCGCTGTCATATCCCGTGCCGTCCCTCGCCGTCAGTGTCCGGCCGCGGTGGCGGTGGCGATGATCCAGCGCGGAGCCAGCAGGGCGAGCGCGCTGCcgagggcggcggggccgggcgggcgcgcgcggggcgcggcgccgcGCGGGGCGCGCGTGGCGAACACGGCGTCCGAGGCGTTCCGCGGCAGGCGCAGGTTGCAGATGCTGCCCTCGCAGCACGACGTGCACACCTGCACGGGACAGCGGGAAACGGCAGTGAGGAGCCCCGGGAACGCGGGATTCCgggggaaaaaacagagaaatcagGGAATGGGGAATCCCGGGGAACGCGGGATTCCGGGGGAAAAACCAGAGAAATCAGGGAATGGGGAATCCCGGGGaatggggaattccaggggaaacggggaatggggaattccaggggaaaTGGGGAACGCGGGATTCCGGGGGAaacggggaatggggaattccaggggaaaCGGGGAACGCGGGATTCCGGGGGAAACGGGGAACGCGGGATTCCGGGGGAAACGGGGAACGCGGGATTCCGGGGGAAACGGGGAACGCGGGATTccggggggaaaaacggggaacgCGGGATTCCAGGGGAaacggggaatggggaattccaggggaaaTGGGGAACGCGGGATTccggggggaaaaatggggaatggggaattccaggggaaaaacggggaacgCAGGATtccagggggaaaaatggggaattccaggggaaaaacggggaacgCAGGATtccagggggaaaaatggggaattccagggggaaaaacggggaacgCAGGATtccagggggaaaaatggggaattccggggggaaaaacggggaacgCAGGATtccagggggaaaaatggggaatggggaattccaggggTTAAAACGGGGAACGCGGGATtccagggggaaaaatggggaattccagggggaaaaacggggaacgCAGGATTCCAGGGGAaacggggaatggggaattccagggggaaaaatggggaatggggaattccagggaatgcggaattccagggggaaaaacagggcatgcggaattccagggggaaaaCGGGCAATGCGGAATTCCGGGGAATGCAGAATTCCAGGGTTAAAAAACAAGGAATGTGGAATTCCAGGGAGAAAGGcgcagggaaaacagggaacgCCAGAATTCCAGAGAAAAACAGGGAATGCGGAATTCCATAGGAAATCATAtactatactatattatactatattatgttatactatattatattaTACTATAATATATTATACTATATTTCACTATATGATACTATACTgtactatattatactatattaaattatactatattataGTATATTACACTATATGATACTATACTgtactatattatactatattaaattatactatattatactatattacactatattatactatactatattatactatattaaATTATACTATATTTTATACTATATTACACTATATGATACTATACTgtactatattatactatattaaATTATACTATATTATCCTATATGACACTATATTATCCTATATTATCCTATATGACactatattatactatactatattacactACATGacatgacattttttttcctttttctctctgccagcacagccgccgttcccagagcagccccgggcgggaatttgggattttcccgtGCCCACCTTGTACTCCTCGTGGCGGCTGTAGCTGCAGCCCGTGCTCAGGCACGGCTCCAGGCCCACGCAGCGCTTGGTCACCCACACGCTCTCCCCGCTGGCCCTCATCGTGTGCTGGCTGAAGCAGTACCTCGTCCCTAAGAAACAAAACCATGGGAATCTTTATCCGCCCGATTCCCTGAGAGTCCCCCAGCAGGAGAAATAGGAATGAAATGCTGGATTTTTATCCAAtcacaggatttttaaaaaataagatatttttggTGTATTTATTGTAGATCTTCTGCTGGCTGAAGCAGCACCTTGTCCCTAAAAACATGGGAAATCTTTATCTGCTcaattcccat includes:
- the LYPD6 gene encoding ly6/PLAUR domain-containing protein 6, encoding MAWPPGLLLLLLLIFLLLVLLPGRAPAARSRDFTAKDIVYLHPSTTPYPRGFKCFTCEKASDNYECNRWAPDVYCPRGTRYCFSQHTMRASGESVWVTKRCVGLEPCLSTGCSYSRHEEYKVCTSCCEGSICNLRLPRNASDAVFATRAPRGAAPRARPPGPAALGSALALLAPRWIIATATAAGH